A single window of Anaerolineae bacterium DNA harbors:
- a CDS encoding diguanylate cyclase/phosphodiesterase (GGDEF & EAL domains) with PAS/PAC sensor(s) — MDGFNSPLFLQSIFRAAPLGIGLVVDRVFVEVNQYLCEMLGYTAQELIGQSARMIYPDEAEFERVGKEKYAQIDVSGVGSIETRWLRKDGRIIDVLLSSAPIDPSDRKKGVTFTALDITARKRIEEQLQIAEANYRTLVEQVPAVIYIDLPDELSTNLYTSPQILTLTGYHSGELIQDPELWVRMLHPEDQESVLAEHLRTNQTGDPFRMDYRIIHKDGRVIWVRDEAVLERDATGQPLFWRGIIIDITSQKEAELRLKQSEEKFAKAFLTSPDAVNINRLSDGVYLDINEGFTRIMGYERREVLGKSSLELGIWVNPADRARLVQELQANGYVNNLEAPFRTRDGQILTGLMSARVIEIGGETCILSITRDITERKRRERELEAMVRVSAAMRQVSNSSQMVALLAEQCGELFQTDLVLIGLLDEIPMQGKVVYANGGWRDLLGKVLTIPPEALKGEPYPSLEGETDTIEISWLKEWINFSSQWVGVFPLKTSLAEVGWLCIGRNLPLTPHESHILRAVIDMAASSIQRAILYDQTVRRIDRLNALHLIDRTINASLDVNFTANILLSQVVQQLGLHAATLLKFNVASQLFSILATYQYPKQLIPSIYQLENDPPRQAILERKIIWIENLREYTAPRRFFERSAAQGYLGYAVAPLISKGQIKGVMEMFCKEELHPSEDWLRFVQALVEQAAIALENAELFETLQRNQSQLSLAYDGLIEGFARALELRNAATPDHSRRVAEMTVRLARQFGFNEAALVNIRHGALLHDIGHLAVPEAILQKPASLTEEEWDIVHRHPEYAKEILAAIPSLQAAVTIPYCHHEHWDGNGYPRRLKGESIPLEARIFAVVDVWDALRSARPYRPAWSAEQTLNHLREQAGKQFDPRVVSAFVEISGDLEQIS; from the coding sequence ATGGACGGGTTCAACTCTCCTTTGTTTCTGCAGTCGATTTTTCGGGCAGCTCCCTTAGGGATTGGCCTGGTTGTCGATCGGGTGTTTGTGGAAGTCAATCAGTATCTATGTGAAATGTTGGGCTACACTGCGCAGGAGTTGATCGGACAATCGGCGCGCATGATCTACCCCGACGAAGCTGAATTTGAAAGGGTGGGCAAAGAGAAATACGCCCAAATCGATGTCAGTGGTGTGGGCAGTATCGAAACTCGCTGGTTGCGCAAAGATGGTCGGATCATTGATGTTCTATTGAGTTCTGCTCCCATTGACCCTTCCGACCGAAAGAAAGGCGTCACCTTTACTGCTCTGGACATCACCGCCCGCAAGCGTATTGAAGAACAATTGCAAATTGCAGAGGCAAACTACCGCACCCTGGTGGAGCAGGTGCCGGCGGTGATTTATATCGACCTCCCGGATGAACTCAGCACCAATCTCTACACCAGCCCCCAAATCTTAACGCTGACCGGATATCATTCTGGGGAGCTTATCCAGGATCCCGAGCTATGGGTGCGCATGCTTCATCCTGAAGATCAAGAGTCGGTTCTGGCAGAGCACTTGCGTACTAACCAGACGGGGGACCCGTTTCGCATGGACTATCGCATTATCCACAAGGATGGCAGGGTCATCTGGGTGCGCGATGAAGCCGTGCTTGAACGCGATGCAACGGGACAACCCCTCTTCTGGAGAGGCATTATCATAGATATTACTTCGCAAAAAGAAGCCGAGCTGCGCCTGAAACAATCTGAAGAAAAATTTGCCAAAGCTTTCCTGACCAGCCCAGACGCAGTCAATATCAACCGTCTTTCGGACGGGGTCTATCTGGATATCAACGAGGGGTTTACCCGCATCATGGGTTATGAGCGCCGGGAAGTGTTGGGAAAATCTTCCCTGGAGCTAGGGATTTGGGTGAATCCCGCCGATCGCGCGCGCCTGGTTCAGGAGCTCCAAGCCAATGGATATGTGAATAACCTGGAAGCGCCCTTTCGCACCAGGGATGGACAGATTCTGACCGGGTTGATGTCTGCTCGCGTCATCGAAATTGGTGGCGAAACCTGTATCCTCTCGATCACTCGTGACATCACGGAACGCAAACGGCGTGAGCGGGAACTGGAGGCGATGGTGCGCGTCTCCGCCGCCATGCGCCAGGTTTCCAATAGTTCGCAAATGGTTGCATTGCTGGCGGAACAGTGTGGTGAACTCTTTCAAACCGACCTGGTCCTGATCGGCTTGCTGGACGAGATACCAATGCAAGGGAAAGTGGTATACGCCAACGGAGGCTGGCGAGATCTGTTGGGCAAAGTTCTCACCATCCCGCCAGAAGCGTTGAAGGGAGAACCGTATCCCTCCCTGGAAGGAGAGACGGATACCATAGAAATAAGCTGGCTCAAAGAGTGGATCAACTTTTCTTCACAGTGGGTGGGAGTTTTTCCATTGAAAACCTCGCTGGCGGAAGTCGGCTGGTTGTGTATCGGACGCAACCTGCCTCTTACCCCTCATGAGTCCCACATTCTGCGGGCAGTGATCGACATGGCAGCCTCTTCCATCCAACGAGCGATCCTTTACGATCAAACGGTCAGACGAATCGATCGTTTGAATGCCCTGCACCTGATCGATCGCACAATCAATGCCAGCCTGGATGTGAATTTCACGGCAAATATCCTGCTCAGCCAGGTTGTTCAACAACTTGGTCTCCATGCTGCGACTCTTCTGAAATTCAATGTAGCCAGTCAACTGTTTTCGATCCTGGCGACCTATCAATATCCAAAGCAATTGATCCCTTCTATCTACCAACTGGAAAACGATCCGCCCCGCCAGGCAATTCTGGAACGAAAGATCATCTGGATCGAAAATTTGAGGGAATACACCGCACCGAGACGCTTTTTCGAGCGCAGCGCAGCGCAAGGATACCTCGGCTATGCGGTGGCGCCTCTGATCTCAAAGGGTCAAATCAAGGGGGTCATGGAGATGTTTTGTAAGGAGGAACTCCATCCTTCAGAAGACTGGCTTCGCTTTGTCCAGGCGCTGGTCGAACAAGCCGCCATCGCCCTTGAAAACGCGGAACTATTCGAAACTTTACAACGTAATCAAAGTCAATTATCCCTTGCCTACGATGGGCTGATTGAGGGGTTTGCCCGAGCCCTTGAATTGAGAAATGCGGCTACTCCTGATCATTCTCGTCGGGTTGCGGAGATGACCGTGCGCCTGGCGCGTCAGTTTGGCTTTAACGAAGCCGCTTTGGTGAATATCCGCCATGGCGCGCTCTTGCATGACATCGGCCATCTTGCCGTCCCCGAGGCGATTCTCCAGAAACCAGCTTCTCTGACAGAAGAGGAATGGGATATTGTGCACAGACATCCTGAATATGCGAAGGAGATACTTGCAGCAATTCCTTCGCTTCAGGCGGCTGTTACAATCCCTTATTGCCATCATGAACATTGGGATGGCAATGGTTATCCGCGGCGACTTAAGGGCGAGAGCATCCCCCTGGAGGCACGTATTTTTGCGGTAGTTGATGTATGGGACGCCCTGCGCTCCGCGCGCCCCTATCGCCCGGCGTGGAGTGCAGAACAGACTCTGAACCATCTGCGCGAGCAGGCTGGAAAGCAATTTGACCCGCGGGTTGTCTCTGCTTTCGTCGAAATTTCGGGAGATTTGGAGCAGATTTCTTAG
- a CDS encoding HD-hydrolase domain, with product MYETIGIHRRGSRPNLAQIFSGFLLGIICIALMSNPLDMGEGVIFDTRSVLLSLSGLFFGVLPTSIAVLIASGFRMYLGGAGSFTGVSVILTTAALGVFWRHYRPRSRENYSLKELLLFGVIIHLVMLLLMFTLPGNLSARILPQITLPVMTLYPLATALLGWLMTIQQVRRQTEESLRESEEIYRSLFANNHAVMLLINPQDGQIVDANPAAEQFYGWERQILLQKKIAQINTLTEEEIKAEMAKAKAYQRNHFLFRHRLANGEIRHVEVYSGPIRVAGRTLLYSIIHDITQSVEAEQERNLLTNVITASLNEIYLFDAQTLRFKFVNQSACRNLQRSVEELKQLTPLDLKPAFDRQSFEQLLLPLRSGEKDQIVFETFHRRADGSDYPIEVHLQYFKNEGLFLAVINDISERKRAEKALHQRLRELETLSRLSAALREAETSAEFLPVLLDETLSIFDTPAGAIWVQDAHSAQFRMVVGRAWLQELNGKAELWKPIWDKLSLDAQHRLTTSLLVFKPTEQLGESTFPQGWRLLCSPLQAETELFGVLTIAVPPGHRLGDEHTHLLTSIADMSSSTLHRMRLHEETLRRTRQLQSLRSIDNVITNLFDLRMALEFVCNQASDQLGVDAVGILIYSPLDYTLKYIAGYGFRGQEYSRSMLRLGEGQAGTAAEERRIIQLVDLAKARPPFSRQGLLDEEKFVSYAAAPLLSKGQLKGVLEVFHRSPLQFNTEWTETLQAFALQAAIAMDNIQMLENLQRLNAELMLAYDATIEGWSKAVELKDRETQEHSQRVVDLTLKVAQAMGVEGESLIHLRRGALLHDIGKMGIPDSILLKPGTLDEEEWEEVKKHPRYAFEWLSAITYLRPALDIPYSHHEKWDGSGYPLGLKGVEIPLAARIFAVVDVWDALTSDRPYRKAWSREEAKKYLREQAGKHFDPEVVKVFLENIDQWERGI from the coding sequence TTGTATGAAACGATTGGGATTCATCGACGAGGCTCCCGACCTAACCTGGCTCAAATCTTTAGCGGTTTCCTGCTTGGCATCATCTGTATTGCCTTGATGTCCAATCCGTTGGATATGGGGGAGGGGGTGATTTTTGACACCCGGTCGGTCTTGTTGAGCCTTTCCGGTCTCTTTTTTGGGGTCTTGCCCACCTCGATTGCGGTCTTGATCGCCTCCGGGTTTCGAATGTATCTGGGGGGAGCAGGCAGTTTTACCGGCGTGTCCGTAATCCTGACCACGGCTGCGCTGGGGGTGTTCTGGCGCCATTATCGCCCACGTTCTCGGGAAAATTATTCTCTTAAGGAATTGCTTCTCTTTGGCGTCATCATTCACCTTGTTATGCTATTGCTCATGTTCACCTTGCCGGGCAATCTCTCCGCTCGGATCTTACCCCAAATCACATTGCCGGTTATGACGCTCTATCCTCTTGCCACCGCCCTCCTGGGTTGGCTGATGACCATCCAGCAAGTTCGGCGTCAGACGGAAGAAAGTTTGCGCGAGAGCGAAGAGATTTACCGCAGTTTGTTCGCTAACAATCACGCCGTCATGTTATTGATTAATCCCCAAGATGGGCAGATCGTCGATGCGAACCCCGCTGCCGAACAATTTTACGGTTGGGAGCGCCAAATCCTGCTTCAGAAAAAGATTGCCCAGATCAACACCCTCACGGAAGAGGAAATCAAAGCCGAAATGGCGAAAGCCAAAGCCTATCAGCGCAACCATTTTTTATTTCGCCATCGTCTGGCAAACGGTGAGATCCGTCACGTTGAGGTGTATAGCGGTCCGATTCGGGTTGCAGGCCGTACCTTGCTCTATTCGATCATCCATGACATCACCCAGAGTGTAGAAGCCGAACAGGAACGCAACCTGTTGACCAATGTAATTACCGCCAGTCTAAACGAAATTTACCTCTTCGATGCCCAGACTTTACGCTTCAAATTTGTCAATCAGAGCGCTTGCAGGAATCTGCAGCGGAGCGTAGAGGAATTAAAGCAACTCACTCCCTTAGATCTTAAACCAGCCTTTGACCGCCAGAGCTTTGAGCAACTTCTCTTGCCGCTCCGCAGCGGCGAGAAAGACCAGATTGTCTTTGAGACCTTTCATCGCCGTGCCGATGGCTCTGACTATCCGATCGAAGTTCACTTGCAGTACTTCAAGAACGAAGGTTTATTTCTGGCAGTCATCAATGACATCAGCGAGCGGAAGCGAGCGGAGAAAGCCCTACACCAGCGGCTGCGCGAACTGGAAACCCTGTCCAGATTGTCGGCAGCCTTGCGCGAAGCGGAGACCAGCGCAGAATTTCTGCCCGTGCTCCTGGATGAGACCCTGTCCATCTTTGATACGCCGGCTGGAGCAATATGGGTGCAGGATGCTCACTCCGCTCAATTTCGAATGGTTGTCGGGCGCGCTTGGCTGCAAGAGCTAAACGGGAAAGCTGAGTTATGGAAACCTATTTGGGATAAACTGTCTCTGGATGCTCAGCACAGACTCACAACCTCTCTACTGGTATTCAAACCAACCGAGCAATTGGGTGAAAGTACCTTTCCTCAAGGATGGCGGTTGCTCTGTTCACCCCTGCAAGCTGAAACGGAACTGTTTGGCGTATTGACGATTGCAGTTCCTCCAGGACATCGTTTAGGAGACGAGCACACTCATCTTCTCACCTCCATTGCTGATATGAGTTCCTCCACACTCCATCGGATGCGCCTGCACGAAGAAACCTTGCGCCGTACTCGCCAACTGCAATCTTTGCGCTCGATTGATAATGTGATCACCAATCTCTTTGACCTGCGCATGGCTCTGGAATTTGTCTGCAATCAAGCCAGTGATCAGTTGGGGGTCGACGCGGTGGGAATACTGATTTACTCACCGCTGGACTATACCCTTAAGTACATTGCAGGCTATGGTTTTCGCGGTCAGGAATATTCTCGGAGCATGTTGCGTCTCGGCGAAGGACAGGCTGGCACCGCAGCAGAAGAGAGAAGGATCATTCAGCTGGTCGATCTCGCAAAGGCAAGGCCGCCTTTCAGCCGTCAGGGTCTTCTTGATGAGGAAAAATTTGTTTCGTATGCTGCTGCTCCATTGCTTTCCAAAGGGCAGTTAAAGGGAGTTTTGGAGGTCTTTCATCGTTCACCTTTGCAGTTCAACACGGAGTGGACGGAGACGTTGCAGGCATTTGCTCTTCAGGCTGCAATCGCCATGGATAACATCCAGATGCTGGAGAATCTGCAACGCTTGAACGCAGAGTTGATGCTGGCTTACGACGCAACCATCGAGGGTTGGTCAAAGGCAGTCGAGCTAAAAGATCGCGAGACGCAGGAACATTCTCAACGTGTGGTGGACCTGACCCTGAAAGTTGCCCAGGCGATGGGGGTAGAAGGTGAGAGCCTGATCCATCTCAGACGTGGGGCGTTGCTGCATGATATTGGCAAGATGGGGATTCCGGATTCGATCCTGCTTAAACCGGGCACTCTGGACGAAGAGGAATGGGAGGAAGTTAAGAAACATCCTCGCTATGCTTTCGAGTGGCTTTCCGCCATCACCTATTTGCGACCTGCCCTGGATATTCCATACAGCCATCACGAAAAATGGGATGGAAGCGGCTATCCATTGGGATTGAAAGGGGTGGAAATTCCCCTGGCAGCGCGGATTTTTGCTGTGGTGGATGTTTGGGATGCCCTGACCTCAGATCGTCCCTATCGCAAGGCATGGAGTCGGGAAGAGGCAAAAAAGTATCTGAGAGAACAGGCTGGTAAACACTTTGACCCCGAGGTGGTAAAGGTGTTCTTGGAAAATATTGACCAGTGGGAGCGAGGCATCTAA
- a CDS encoding Heme O synthase, protoheme IX farnesyltransferase, producing the protein MRRAAVGLQIVKHKIRLYWPLIKSLQTFLLLATGLAGYMSARCPIFNLSTLLGLSGSLFLAIGGSTVLNMWWDRDIDARMGRTQKRPLPTGEVSSQETLRLGLILSVAGLAWSAFLSPLYALVVFAGWFFDVVVYTIWLKRRTCWSIVWGGIAGGMPILAGRVLGTGSIDWIGILLSLSVLFWIPTHILTFAMRFISDYQNAGVPTFPSCYGFSVTRATIAASSVLAAFAIGTASILIGVQWGFVRLLVVLSSGLLLLALGSLLRPNERVNFGLFKYASLYMLASMILLSIQ; encoded by the coding sequence ATGCGGAGAGCAGCCGTTGGTTTACAGATTGTGAAACACAAAATCCGCCTCTACTGGCCGCTCATCAAGAGCCTGCAGACCTTTTTGCTGCTTGCCACGGGACTGGCAGGCTATATGAGCGCGCGCTGTCCAATTTTCAACCTTTCCACTCTGCTGGGGCTGAGCGGCAGTCTTTTTCTGGCGATTGGCGGCTCAACTGTGCTGAATATGTGGTGGGACCGCGATATCGATGCCAGAATGGGACGGACTCAAAAGCGACCCTTACCCACAGGGGAGGTTTCCTCCCAGGAAACGCTGCGCCTTGGCTTGATCCTTTCGGTAGCCGGGCTTGCATGGTCTGCTTTTCTCTCTCCTCTATATGCGCTGGTGGTCTTTGCCGGCTGGTTTTTCGATGTGGTGGTCTATACCATCTGGCTCAAACGACGGACTTGCTGGAGCATCGTCTGGGGAGGCATTGCCGGAGGAATGCCGATCCTTGCCGGGCGGGTTCTCGGCACAGGCTCGATTGACTGGATTGGGATTCTGCTGAGTCTCTCGGTGTTGTTCTGGATTCCGACCCACATCCTGACCTTTGCGATGCGCTTTATCTCGGATTACCAGAATGCAGGCGTGCCTACATTCCCTTCCTGCTATGGTTTCTCTGTAACGCGGGCAACCATTGCGGCTTCGAGTGTGCTGGCAGCTTTTGCCATCGGGACGGCAAGCATTTTGATCGGCGTGCAATGGGGCTTCGTGCGTTTGCTGGTCGTTCTCTCCAGCGGTTTGCTGCTTCTGGCTCTTGGAAGCCTGCTTCGCCCGAACGAACGGGTGAATTTCGGATTATTCAAGTATGCCTCTCTCTACATGCTGGCTTCGATGATCCTGCTTTCGATTCAATGA
- a CDS encoding Methyl-accepting chemotaxis protein, whose protein sequence is MKWIDNLKVSYKLTLAFGVTLLILVIVAGFGIFDLNQVSQGTRALYFDRTLPIYWVGEAQATLFELRGNLYKYALLPAEREATLAAIENNKTQIQAMLDKYRQTSLGEEEKAALAEFDQAYATYLQAVDRFIENINRGNEQAAITSINDGGEVANASKAVGAAMDEIVSINSRIAEELQQQAEATYIRARAIC, encoded by the coding sequence ATGAAATGGATTGACAACTTGAAAGTCTCTTATAAGCTGACCCTCGCCTTTGGGGTTACTTTGCTGATCCTGGTGATTGTCGCTGGATTCGGCATCTTTGACCTGAATCAGGTCAGTCAGGGTACCCGCGCCCTCTACTTCGACCGAACCCTACCCATCTATTGGGTGGGTGAGGCGCAAGCGACACTGTTTGAGTTGCGTGGCAACCTGTATAAGTATGCCCTGCTCCCCGCCGAGCGAGAGGCAACGCTTGCTGCGATTGAAAACAACAAAACCCAGATTCAAGCAATGCTGGATAAATACCGCCAGACCTCTCTGGGCGAAGAAGAAAAAGCCGCCTTAGCCGAGTTCGACCAGGCTTATGCGACTTACTTACAAGCGGTAGATCGGTTTATTGAGAACATCAATCGTGGCAATGAGCAAGCAGCCATCACCAGCATCAATGACGGTGGAGAAGTTGCCAATGCCAGCAAAGCGGTTGGGGCAGCGATGGATGAGATCGTTAGCATCAATTCCCGCATTGCAGAGGAACTGCAACAACAGGCAGAGGCGACCTATATCCGCGCGCGCGCAATTTGTTGA
- a CDS encoding L-gulono-1,4-lactone oxidase gives MHLDPLYSRYREAIQGKPLPLAYVDLDAFDANIEYAARLAKKWGKTIRVGTKSIRCEPLLQRIFQLGGQTYRGCLTFTVEETAWLAAKGYDDFIIAYPSVQRTDLELWVQLARQGKRVSMMVDDLEQASRYAQAAQAARVTLDLCLEIDLAYRPLGLPSLHLGLRRSPIRTVKQARELWEAIRTLPNLHLNALMGYEGHIAGVGDALPGKPLKNALTRLLKGLARRDLRRRRQAIVAALREAGAQLEVVNGGGSGSLVSTLSDPSVSEVTVGSGFYCSALFQHFREVHYQPAAFFALQVVRRPAPGMVTCQGGGYVASGASGADKLPRPVLPEGLQLTSLEGAGEVQTPLRLPVNCVPLSLGDPVIFQHAKAGELCERFNELYLIQGYQIVGCVPTYRGEGKAFL, from the coding sequence ATGCATCTCGATCCGCTTTACTCCCGTTACCGAGAAGCAATCCAGGGGAAGCCCCTACCTCTTGCCTACGTTGACTTAGATGCCTTCGACGCTAACATCGAATACGCAGCCCGCCTCGCCAAAAAGTGGGGAAAAACCATCCGTGTCGGGACAAAATCGATCCGTTGCGAACCTTTACTCCAGCGCATTTTTCAGCTTGGCGGGCAAACCTATCGGGGCTGCCTGACCTTTACTGTTGAAGAGACAGCCTGGCTCGCCGCAAAAGGTTACGACGACTTCATTATTGCCTATCCTTCGGTCCAAAGAACTGATCTGGAGCTTTGGGTGCAGCTCGCTCGCCAGGGCAAACGGGTTTCCATGATGGTCGATGACCTCGAGCAAGCCAGCCGCTACGCTCAGGCTGCGCAGGCTGCTCGGGTAACCCTTGACCTTTGCCTGGAGATCGATCTCGCTTATCGCCCGTTAGGCCTCCCCAGCCTTCACCTGGGCTTACGACGAAGCCCGATTCGCACCGTCAAACAGGCCCGCGAGCTGTGGGAGGCGATCCGCACCCTGCCCAACCTGCACCTGAACGCCCTGATGGGGTATGAAGGGCATATTGCCGGGGTGGGCGACGCTCTGCCCGGCAAACCGCTCAAGAACGCCTTGACGCGCCTGCTCAAAGGGCTTGCCCGCCGCGATCTACGCAGACGACGGCAGGCCATCGTGGCTGCCCTCAGAGAGGCGGGAGCACAACTCGAAGTCGTCAACGGCGGCGGCTCGGGCAGTCTGGTCTCAACGCTTTCCGACCCCAGCGTGAGCGAGGTCACGGTGGGGTCCGGCTTTTATTGTTCGGCCTTATTTCAACACTTTCGTGAAGTCCACTATCAACCCGCCGCCTTTTTCGCCCTTCAGGTTGTCCGCCGCCCGGCGCCAGGGATGGTGACCTGTCAGGGCGGAGGGTATGTGGCTTCGGGGGCGAGTGGTGCTGATAAACTGCCCCGCCCGGTCTTGCCAGAGGGATTGCAACTCACCTCTCTCGAAGGGGCAGGTGAAGTCCAGACCCCCTTGCGGCTGCCCGTCAACTGTGTTCCTCTCTCTTTGGGCGATCCGGTCATCTTTCAACATGCCAAGGCAGGCGAACTCTGTGAGCGATTCAATGAGTTGTACCTGATTCAAGGGTACCAAATCGTGGGTTGCGTGCCAACCTACCGAGGCGAAGGGAAAGCCTTTTTATAG
- a CDS encoding Homeodomain-like: MPENLTPPSSTAEQILEVATTYFARYGYHGTSIRALAQEIGISVATLYYHVQSKDELYRRVFQRQFLEEERLIRQIIDQADEHVIHDAKAFQELVFRLIDALLDRSLNNPDIVRLWTRRWLEKPEKTEEIEFSYSAPLYQQVEDLLARAAAAGVIKPRFPNLSMIVHSFTWLHYGYIGFGQLTYQARFEKPSDPHQVAQFRQFVRLIYCELLGFQSGPSET; the protein is encoded by the coding sequence ATGCCGGAAAATTTAACGCCTCCCTCCTCAACCGCGGAGCAAATCCTGGAAGTCGCTACCACCTATTTCGCCCGCTATGGCTACCACGGCACCAGCATTCGTGCCCTCGCCCAAGAAATTGGCATCAGCGTTGCCACCCTGTACTATCATGTCCAGAGTAAAGACGAACTCTATCGGCGCGTCTTCCAGCGCCAATTCTTAGAAGAAGAGCGTCTGATCCGTCAGATCATCGACCAAGCCGATGAGCACGTGATCCATGACGCGAAAGCCTTTCAAGAGCTGGTTTTCCGCCTGATCGATGCCCTGCTCGATCGCAGCCTGAACAATCCAGACATCGTTCGTTTATGGACGCGCCGCTGGCTGGAGAAACCGGAAAAAACCGAAGAGATCGAATTTTCCTACTCTGCCCCCCTCTATCAACAGGTCGAAGATCTGCTGGCTCGGGCGGCCGCTGCCGGGGTGATCAAACCCCGCTTCCCAAACCTTTCTATGATCGTCCATAGCTTTACCTGGTTGCACTACGGCTATATCGGCTTCGGTCAACTCACCTACCAGGCGCGCTTCGAAAAACCCTCTGACCCCCATCAGGTGGCTCAATTTCGGCAATTTGTGCGCCTGATCTATTGCGAGTTGTTGGGTTTTCAAAGCGGGCCATCCGAAACCTGA
- a CDS encoding methyl-accepting chemotaxis protein: MLILGAAIGLLLSVVFALLISRSITIPVSIMAPALVNLSKGNLNRDVAQEVKESIMSRKDEMGLLGKGLGGAEIYLQEMAAVAERIAGGDLTVSVEPKSEKDELGLSFAKMVASLQQSVEEVAGSAQQVGAAANQLAQASNQAGAATGQVATTIQQVSRGITQESESVSRTSASVEQLARAIDGVAKGAQEQSKAAEKAVDVTSQISAAIQQVAQNATVVTQEANQAAQSAKEGAGKVSNTLQIIEAIRRKVGEAAEKVSQMGKHSDQITLIVETIEDIASQTNLLALNAAIEAARAGEHGKGFAVVADEVRKLAERASTSTRQIGEIIKETQRAVGEAVAAMQEGMKEVESGVAQGSEVGEALEAILKSAQAVSEQASQAASAAQEMMAMSSELVAAVDTVSAVIEENTAATEEMAASANDVTSAIENIASVSEENSAAVEQISASTEELSAQVEEVAASARSLEDLSQVLLDVVSRFKLQAQSGDGRREEKLSSMKPAMVAGNGHSQSLSEKV; this comes from the coding sequence TTGTTGATTTTGGGGGCAGCTATCGGGTTGTTGCTATCTGTCGTTTTCGCCCTGTTGATCAGCCGCTCCATCACCATTCCTGTCTCGATCATGGCGCCCGCCCTGGTCAACCTGAGCAAGGGGAACCTCAATCGAGACGTTGCGCAAGAAGTCAAAGAGAGCATCATGTCTCGCAAGGACGAGATGGGTTTACTGGGCAAAGGACTGGGAGGCGCTGAGATTTACCTTCAGGAAATGGCAGCCGTTGCCGAGCGAATCGCCGGTGGCGATTTGACGGTCAGCGTTGAACCCAAGAGCGAGAAGGACGAATTAGGTTTATCGTTTGCCAAGATGGTTGCTTCGCTACAGCAAAGTGTGGAGGAAGTTGCCGGCAGCGCCCAGCAGGTCGGAGCGGCTGCCAATCAGCTTGCCCAGGCCTCCAATCAGGCGGGAGCAGCTACCGGGCAGGTGGCGACCACCATTCAGCAGGTTTCGCGCGGCATCACGCAAGAATCCGAGTCGGTATCCCGCACAAGTGCTTCGGTCGAGCAGCTTGCGCGCGCCATTGATGGCGTAGCCAAAGGGGCACAGGAACAGTCTAAAGCAGCCGAAAAAGCGGTTGACGTAACCTCCCAGATCAGCGCCGCCATTCAGCAGGTTGCCCAAAATGCCACGGTGGTCACGCAGGAAGCCAACCAGGCAGCGCAAAGCGCTAAAGAAGGGGCTGGCAAGGTCAGCAATACCCTGCAAATCATCGAAGCTATCCGTCGCAAAGTCGGTGAAGCGGCCGAGAAAGTGTCCCAGATGGGAAAACACTCGGATCAAATTACCCTGATTGTCGAAACCATCGAAGACATCGCCTCGCAAACCAATCTACTGGCCTTGAACGCTGCCATCGAGGCCGCGCGGGCAGGTGAACATGGCAAAGGATTTGCTGTGGTTGCCGATGAAGTGCGCAAACTGGCTGAACGGGCAAGCACCTCCACCCGCCAGATCGGTGAAATCATCAAAGAAACTCAACGAGCCGTTGGTGAGGCAGTTGCTGCGATGCAGGAAGGGATGAAGGAAGTCGAATCTGGCGTTGCGCAGGGCAGTGAAGTGGGCGAGGCGTTAGAGGCTATTCTCAAATCGGCGCAGGCGGTCAGCGAACAGGCAAGTCAGGCAGCTTCTGCAGCCCAGGAAATGATGGCAATGTCGAGCGAACTGGTGGCTGCCGTGGACACGGTGTCGGCGGTCATCGAAGAGAACACGGCCGCCACAGAAGAGATGGCTGCCAGTGCCAACGACGTGACCAGTGCCATCGAGAATATCGCCTCGGTCAGCGAGGAAAACAGCGCCGCCGTTGAGCAAATCTCGGCTTCGACCGAAGAACTGAGCGCCCAGGTAGAGGAGGTAGCTGCTTCTGCACGCTCGCTGGAAGACTTGTCCCAGGTCTTGCTGGATGTGGTCAGCCGCTTCAAATTGCAGGCTCAGTCTGGAGACGGGCGGAGAGAAGAGAAACTTTCCTCAATGAAACCAGCCATGGTCGCGGGCAATGGGCACTCCCAAAGCCTATCTGAAAAAGTTTAG